DNA from Chaetodon trifascialis isolate fChaTrf1 chromosome 14, fChaTrf1.hap1, whole genome shotgun sequence:
GCTTCAGTGGTGCGAGATGCATACCGTGTAATTGCAATGTCCTCGGTTTGAATTTGGCTGGGACACTTTGCTGCATGgcttcctttctctctcatgTTTCCTGCCGGATTCTCTTCTGTGCCCCATCAGATAAAAAGCAGAACTGCCCAAAAATAACcgttaaaaacaagaaaattctTTGATGTCGCACCAAATTGTTGCTGTGATCAATTTCAAAGTCGTGCAAACAGCAAATTTTCAAAGAGTTTCCAGTGGTGTCAGATGTGCTCTGCCTGGTGTGGGGACTTGTGAAAACACTGGCTCAGTGTAAATATTGAacaccaaaccaaacaaaaaaagccagaggagagaggaggtggagaaatCAATAGCCTGTGAACGGTCAAGATGAGTCTGAGCTTTTTCCAACAACTTCAACCTCTAATTCATTCCAGTAAGGCTTTGCTCCAGTATTGATCAACATCCCATGAGAAAAACACTTCTGGCTTCATGTAGAGAGTCATGAGGAATCCACAGATTATTCCTTTCATTGTTTAAGGCAATAAAAGAAGTCACAACTAATACTGTTTAACCCAGAGCTTTGTTCTGCATCACTGTTGTAACTGACTTAAACAGCATTAAAAGGAATTATAAGCAATACTTTCAAAAGTTAATCCACATATATCACCcgttcatgtttatttattaactaATATCATGTGTTGATTTTGagtttcagcttttcttttattaaataAAGATGCGTGTCAGTAGCATCATTACATAATTAGGAGCATATTGTTATTTCCTACATGAATTGTTGAATCGATGGGAAACTGTCAAACTAAGAGAAGTGGAAAGTCTTGCTCAAGCGTAGTTGCTGCAGAGTTAGGTAGAGtcattttagtttattttgtaCACTGAGCTTCCTGCAATATCagatctgctctctgtgtcctgtAGCTCAAGAAGTTATACATTCAGAGAAAGCATGTCTTTGCAGCACTTTGAATATGTGCCTCcacatgtttcactgttttctccaaaaaaaaaaaaatcaaatagtTAAAGATACTGAAATTATTTAAGTTGTTCTCCGAGCCAACTTTCCTATTTTAAGtggtttcattttcactgtctgaCACATTATGGATTCAACCAGATTTAATGCTGAGTGGAGTCCTGGCTGCAGTCTGTAGCTCTATGGTGCCTCTCCGTGGTCACATTTATGTAATACAACTTTGTGCTCACAGCTGTCCCAAAATCAACTCATTTCCCAGATGTCCATACGCTGTTATCGCactgccttcaaaataaaagcctgcacTATGTGAataaaggttttattttgaagattcATAACGGAAGTGTTCGACGAAAGTGCATATCGGTCCCACAAAGTAATTTCTAGTAGTGATGTTGATACCACCAATTTCCTTTCCGATCCAATACTGAGTAAAATTCAGGCTGGTATCGGCGATACCGATCCGATACCGAGGCTTTATGCAAATACActtaatgtgtctgtgtctgtatgtctcCGGGAATCATCTTCAAATGACACAAAACCACAGggcaaaacaaatgatgggGTTATTTTGCACTTAATGTGTAATCATGTTTAGATTCAACTATGTATGCAGTCTCTCCAAATAGCCTACAATAAGGGGATACAAACACTTGCTGTTTTACAATACTGGGTGACTCAAATTGAAATTGccagtaaaatatttaattaaataaataaatgccacaATAATTGCATGAGTTTGTCAATaactacattttaaaatatttattgaaCAGTTAAAGAAAACTAGAGTTTGTGAATATTAACAGGTatatttttcagataaaatgttattttttttgtttttatcttttctggtatatatttttctaagttcaccatttctgttttgttgcaaTTGCTCTGTATAATTTAATGACACCTAGTCTGTGTAATTCGCTTTAAATCTTACCTGAATAAATCTAGGCTTTTTTGCGTATGTGAGATTATCTCAGTGATAAACATATTTTGACTCCAAACTGAATTCATGCAGTTATTTATTGAAGCATGTATTTATTTCGTTACTTATTTCATAACCATACAACTCCAACAGCAACAGTGCTCAGCGCGCTTAACGCTCCACATGCTCTCCCTCTGTACCTGgacagtgtctgcctgcagCACCGAAGGACTCCGCCGGAGACGTCTGTCCTGCCCTAGCAGCAGCACCTGACACtgcgctctcctcctctgtccgcCTCACCTGAAATGCCTCGTATTCTGTGTTGTGGTTTAACCTGAGGTGTTTCACAAGGTTCGTTGTGTCGCCACAACTCCTTactgtttttccacagataTCGCAAACCGCGTCTTGGCTGTCTGTGGAGCTGAAATAACTCCACACATGACTGCGTGTCCGCTGAGCCATAGTGTCTAcagcctgactgactgactgactgactgagcagtgCGCCGCTGCGCTTCCCCATTACGCACTTACCCAGGCGGAAGAAAAAATAGTTCCCACCAATCGTGTGTCATTTAGACTTTCCACTGTGTTCCTGTTAATGATATACATTACCTCAAATGACTGAAGTATAAAAAGTATCGATATTTTGATTTGAGAATCGATTTTAGAGCATACAGAGCTGGTATCGGAGGTATCGATATTTCAGTATCGATCCGCACATCACTAATTTCTAGTCCAAGCTGTGGAGCCTGGCTTGCTCCTCCCAGTCTCTCCAGTGACTGACCAGAGTGTGTGCAGACCTGAGCAGACCGGCAGAGTCCGTCACGCGCTGAAGACGCTGAAGCTGTCAGACTGAAGATGAGGCTGTTCCCGGTGGTCTTGGCCGCGGTGGCCGTCGCTTATTATGTGTACACTCCGCTACCTGACAACATCGAGCAGCCGTGGAAGGTGATGCTGCTGGATACTGGATTTCGGACGGGGATGCACCTGGTGAGAGGAGATGTTTTCATTCAGGGGTAAATCCTGGTGCATGTGCCGTGGGTGCAGTTAGTGGACTGCATCTGATGCAGCAGGTGTGCAAATTCAGCTTCACCTTTCTCTGTGCACTTGTTTAGCTCGAAATAAAAGGCATCATTGGTAACTATCATTGATAGCAGCTGTTTTGTGAAATGTTAAGTtgcatgtgctgcatgtttGAGAAACTTTGAGCTACTATACTGATAGGATTGATAAAAGACTCGTCTGTTAACCCACAGCCCAGTAGAGCCTGTGCAGATACAGACTTTGACCTCACCTTCTGAAGCCAagtgttgaaaatgaaatgaaattaacaCTGAAGCACACCTGTAGCGTCTTAGAGTATAAAGAATAGTTGATGCACCAGCATCTCGCTATATGTATTTAAATTGGTGCATTTCCTGAGCAGATGTTATGGCATATGGCAGATGGCATGCAGAGCCATAACACCAAAAGTCTGCGGCACAGCATGAACTGTTCTGGTTAAGTTAGTTATTCCAAAGTGTCTTCTCATGTTTGTAGCAGCATGAAATGTGCAAAGAGGTTGATTTTGACAGTCATGCTCCCATCAGGAAGTTCATGTCAGGCTGACTGATGACAATCAGCTCTTCACCCTCACCTTTGTTCTGCATATTGAAACGGACACTATAGGTGAAAAGCACTGATATCAGTTATTGCCCCACTGCCTGGGGTAGATTGCACATTAAcgttcctctcctctcatttaaTCTAAGCAGATAGTActgtttgcatattttattgtgttgacATCACTTGCAATTGATCAGACTTGgcacagctccctctgcagccacTAAAGGCTTCAtacttctttgtttttgcacatACACAGTAGTGCTCCCCAACATCTGTCACCAGACTTTGATGTGCAAAACTGATCAGGTATCAGTTTGAATGTGATTCACATTAAATACAGTTTGTCAATATTATGCAATATTGCACTGCTTATGCTAACATGAGCATAACATCTTGTGCAAAATACTTTTGGTCTTTCTACGCGTCTCTTTTCATACTCTGCTGCAACAATTTAATTTCCCCGAGGTGGGATTagtaaagttttatcttatcttactttATTATAAAACTGTTGCCTTTATCAGATGCATTGGTTTGGTCAAAGCAGGCTGCTAACTCAGCTTTTCAGAAATCCTCGCCTGCCATAAAAAGCCATTTTAATGATTAACTAACAGTGAGGTTTACAGATTAATAGTGAGATTAGGACTCGGTATCAGCGGTTGAGGCCAGAACTACATTGGTCAAATTTTCAGCGAATGACAATGAGAAAAGTGAAGTTATTACGAAAAGGCCATCCCGTCTCAGTGTAGCTGGCTGGCTCTGAGCCTCCTCTGTCCTAAGCAGCTGTCTGCTGGCCTTGACTCAACCTGATTATTGAGACAGTCTGAGATGTTTAtgggcaggaggacagacagacacatcagTGAGATGCAGTGCAGGAGGACAAAGGTGACTGGGTGAGATAAATGTGTCCTCCAGTTGTTTCCCTTTCGCATGTCTTTAATCTTCCCTGTGTGGTGAGGAACTACGCTCAGGTGCAGTTTCATGTCCTCATCCTgtcccctctctgtcctcagtcctctTTGAAGACTTGGCTGGGCTATGGCAGTCACATGGAGTACGTCAAGTACTTCATGGAGGCCTCCAATGACTTGCTGATAAGGCTGTTCGGTTCTGAGTCCAGCCAATGGCCCGGAGTGAAAGTCAGCGACATCATTTTCGCCGGAGTCCCGGTCCGTGTTTACGAGCCCCCGGCTGGAGGGGAGGGTCATCTGAGGAGGGGGATTATGTTTATCCATGGAGGAGGCTGGACCATCGGTAGTACCAGTGAGTATGGGCACTCCTGGAAAATGGCTAGTATTGCAAGGTTTCTTCTGGATTTTAAATTGGTTATGAATTTAACTACAAACACAACTTTAACGTCTTAAATTTGCCCTGATGTAACCTTCAAGGGGAAAAACTTTGTCCAGATGTTTGTGAAGtgtatgcacatacacaccactgACTAGCTTCTTATTAGCATGCACATTAGCAGCATACTGGCTCTTTATTGCTCATTATAAAGCCCTTATTAATGCCTTAggttattaaaaacactgactATACTTTTGACTATCAATAAGCAGAAATAAGGAGGGAAAACTCTTATACAATGGCctagtagttgtagaatatggtcatgcagaataaggcattaataagagCTTTATAATGACCAATAAACAGCCAACATGCCACAAATACATGTTAACAAGCAGCTAGTCACTGGTCAATATGTGCACCTTAATGCAGTGTTACCTGTAGTTTCTGTGTGCACGTCTCCCACTAAGATCTGAAATAAATAACAGGAAGCTCCTTTTTGGTACTTAACTTTTCTTCCATCTCCCTTTGGCATCCTCAGAGACGGCGGTATATGACATGTTCTGCCGGATGATGTCGGACGAGCTCAACGCCGTCGTGGTCTCGGTTGAGTAAGTGCTTCTCCTCCTGCAACACTAATGTACCGTTTGGACGTTTTTCTGCTCGTAGTGACAGAAACGACTGCTGATGCGGATCTGCGCTTtgatataaaaacatatttggACGCTTTCACAAGTTGAGTAGTCCTCCTTGAGATAAGTCAGTTGACCTCCATGTGTCGTTGGGGGAGTGACCCTTTACAGGAAGAGTGCTTAATCACATGTGCTCCAATGTTTCAATCAATTTATCTAGTCGTTCTGCTGATGTGTAGGTATCGTATGTATCCAGAGGTGCACTTCCCAGTGCCGTATCTCGACTGCCTTACTGCTGCCAAGCACTTTTTGTCCCGAGAGGTTCTGACCAGGTACGCCATTGACCCTGAACGCATAGCTGTGTCAGGTGACAGTGCTGGAGGAAACCTGGCTGCCGCGATCGCTCAGGAGGTACAGACAGAGGCCATCTACTGTAGGAAAGTatgcactgcagacagaaatcAAGAGATTAAAGCCTCatgtgttgttttatattttccCAGATTTCAGTAGATGACACTATGAGTGTGAAATTCAGCGTCCAGACATTGATCTACCCCGCTCTCCAGGCTCTGGACTTCAAAACGCCCTCCTACATGCAAAACGAATTTGTACCCCCCCTCTACCTGTCCTACTTGGTCCAATTCTGGCTGCAGTACCTCGCCGGTGACATCTCCCTGCTTTCCCAGTGCCTGGCGAACAACCACAGCTCCCTACAGCACTCAAAAATCACCCCAGAGCTGAGGGCACGGTTAGACTGGACCGTCCTCCTGCCACCGAAATACAAGAAGAACTACAAGCGTGTGATTGTAGAGAAAGTTTCACAGGGGGCAGTGAAGGAGGTGCCGGGGCTGCTGGACGTGAGGGCATCACCACTGCTAGCAGGACCAGAGGTTTTGGCTAAATGCCCCCGAGCGTACATTGTAACATGTGAGCATGACGTGTTGAGGGATGACGGGTTGATGTACACGCGGCGCTTACAGGACGCAGGCGTCAAAGTGACCAGCATCCACTATGAGGACGGCTTCCACGGATTCTTCAGCCTCATATCCTGGCCATTAGAATTCGATGTAAGCAAGAGGGCAGTCAGAGCTTACCTCGACTGGCTCAAGAACAACTTGtaagggtgtttgtgtgtgtgcgactgAGTGAAAGTGTCTTTATGGGAGGACGCATGTGTGTCCCTGATACAAATGCACTGAATCACAAACTTGCTAAGAGTGTGTACATCTGCTAACTGTAAGAACATAATATTAAACCTCAGGGACCTCATgtgcctgcagacacacacacacacacacacacacacacgcacacgcgcacacacacacacacacacacacacacacacacacaaaacctcagTGCATATGAAGTTTACAAGATATTTTTAAGATTCTTAAAGGGGTGCAGTGAGAAGGGCTGATAAGGGCTTACCAGCAAACAACGATTCTTAGTAGATGCAGAggaatatatgtatatgtatatgtatatgtatatgtatatgtatatgtccatatatatatgtataagtATATGACCTTTCCATGAAGGGATGAGTTCATCAGCTGCTTCCACAATATTTCACAAGGTTGTAAAAGTATGATAGTCAGAAGTTAGAAACCCCCGATCAAAAGTTCACCTTAGCAGTGACAATGTTCTTGTTTTTGGTGATTGTGGGACCCGTTTTGTCACAACACCTCATAAATCCATTGCTAAAAGAATAGACAAACAGGGTTTGATGCAATCCAGGCCGTTTCAACACTGTTCGCTGAGCAGATGGtgatgtcagtctgtgtgtcgGTCCATCACTGTAACTATAAACTGATTGCTTTGAACTTTTgcccagaggataaatcctaaTGACATTAGTTAACCCCTGATTCTCCCTCTGGCGCCACCTcaaggttgacatttgtggttttaagtgaaatatctcagcaacaaTCAGAGGGCTTGTTGTGAAATCTGGCACGAACACATTCATGCCACCCTCAGAGTTGCTTGTAATAACTCTGTTCATCCCTTAACCTTTCCTCCAGTGACAAGATCACATCAAAAACATTGATTCATTTCACATGACAGCCTCAGCTGGTGTTGAGTGCTAATTAGCCAACgctagcacgctaacatgctaaactaagatggtatTGCCATTGTGACATAAAATGGGACAGATCACATTTCTAAAGGATATTCTATGTTTCAGATTCTcttcacaacaaagaaatcaagCCATGCAGCTTTCTTCAGGTCTTTTTTTACTGTTCTTGTggactttttgtgtgtttgacagctcAGCCAGCTGTAGGAAACACGCATCTTCAGCTCCCTGCTCCTCAACAAGGCAACGTCTTCCCTGACAGACGATGCTGGCGCTTGACAATCACTGACAAAATGCACTATTTCCTTGATTTTCATTGCATTTATCATTCATATTGTGTTCTATAACTGTAGGCCTACTTCGGCTGAGTCTGAGCTTTTTCCAACAACTTCAACCTCTAATTCATTCCAGTAAGGCTTTGCTCCAGTATTGATCAACATCCCATGAGAAAAACACTTCTGGCTTCATGTAGAGAGCCATGAGGAATCCACAGATTATTCCTTTCATTGTTTAAAGCAATAAAAGAAGTCACAACTAATACTGTTTAACCCAGAGCTTTGTTCTGCATCACTGTTGTAACTGACTTAAACAGCATTAAAAGGAATTATaagtagggctgtcagtttaacgcgttaattagattaattaattacgctgcaaattaacgcgctataaaaattaacgcaattaatcatgagtggcaagtcaatgcgcaagcattttaaatttggccctttgagtaacctgtaggctgcagtggcaggtcgcatattacctgcgccactagtcaaaagcagggtgacaacagacatggatgcgacaccggagagcgaggcaagcctacttggacctttgaacggcaagtttatttataaaaaagaacaaagacgggactattaacaagaacgcagtgatttgtaccttgtgtaaaaaagaattttcctatcaccgtagcagctccagcctgaattatcatttaaacgctaaacatgtagttgctgctagtgccgctagtgctaccgtgagctcactccgccaacccacacttgctgagttaggaaaacgaatgagcagagtcacgacagaaaaactgacaaactcaatcgcaaagtgggttgctgctgactgcaggccgatttcaatcgtggaagacgagggcctaaaagaggcgtttcagatagcgtcatctgactctaatttccagctaccgtcgagaactacagtgatgaaaagaattcactagctgtaatgtgaatgtcagtgaattgtaatgtcctagaattcaaattctttatttggggacctttagcagatatgagattaaaatgcgattaattcgattaattaattacaaatcctgtaattaattagattaatttttttaatcgcctgacagcactaattataaGCAATATTTTCAAAAGTTAATCCACatatattttagtttattttgtaCCCTGAGTTTCCTGCAATATCAGATCTGCTCTGTATGTCCTGTAGCTCAAGAAATTATACATTCAGAGAAAGCATGTCTTTGCTGCACTTTGAATATGTGCCTCcacatgtttcactgttttctccaaaaaataaaaattgaaataGTCAAAGATACTGAAATTATTTAAGTTGTTCTCCGAGCCAACTTTCCTATTTTAAGTGGTTTAATTTTCACTTTCTGACACATTATGGATTCAACCAGATTTAATGATTAGCGGAGCCCTGGCTGCAGCTCTATGGCGCCCCTCCGTGGTCATATTTATGTAATACAACTTTGTGCTCACAGCTGTCCCAAAACGAACTCATTTCTCAGATGTCCATACGCTGTTATCGCacagccttcaaaataaaaacctgcGCTATgtgaatgaatgttttattttgaagattcTTAACAGAAGTGTTCGTCTCTGCTGTGCATATCGGTCCCACAAAGTAAGTTCTAGTCCAAGCTGTGGAGCCTGGCTTGCTCCTCCCAGTCTCTCCAGTGACTGACCAGAGTGTGTGCAGACCTGAGCAGACCGGCAGAGTCTGTCACGCGCTGAAGATGCTGAAGCTGTCAGACTGAAGATGAAGCTGCTCCCGGTGGTCCTGGTCGCGGTGGCCATCGCTTATTATGTGTACATTCCGCTACCTGACAACATCGAGCAGCCGTGGAAGGTGATGCTGCTGGATACTGGATTTCGGACGGGGATGCACCTGGTGAGAGGAGATGTTTTCATTCAGGGGTAAATCCTGGTGCATGTGCCGTGGGTGCAGTTAGTGGACTGCATCTGATGCAGCAGGTGTGCAAATTCAGCTTCACCTTTCTCTGTGCACTTGTTTagcaaagtaaaataaaataaaaagtttcaTTGGTAAGTGTCATTGATAGCAGCTGTTTTGTGAAACGTTAAGTtgcatgtgctgcatgtttGAGAAACTTTGAGTTGCCATAATGATGGGATTGATAAAAGACTCATCCGTTAACCAACAGCTCAGTAGAGCCTGTGCAGATACAGACTTTGACCTCACCTTCTGAAGCCAAGTGTTGAATGAAATTAACACTGAAGCACACACGTGTATTTAAATTGGTGTATTTTCTGAGCAGATGTTATGGCATATGGCAGATGGCATATGGCAGATGGTGTGCAGAGCCATAACACCAAAAGTCTGCGGCACAGCATGAACTGTTCTGGTTAAGTTCTTCTCATGTTTGTAGCAGCATGAAATGTGCAAACTTTGTGAAAGAGCTTGATTTTGACAGTCATGCTCCCATCAGGGAGTTCATGTCAGGCTGACTGATGACAATCAACTCTTCACCCTCACCTTTGTTCTGCATATTGAAACGGGCACTATAGGTGAAAAGCACTGACATCAGCTATTGCCCCACTGCCTGGGGCAGATTGCACATTAATgttcctctgctctcatt
Protein-coding regions in this window:
- the LOC139342304 gene encoding neutral cholesterol ester hydrolase 1-like; the protein is MRLFPVVLAAVAVAYYVYTPLPDNIEQPWKVMLLDTGFRTGMHLSSLKTWLGYGSHMEYVKYFMEASNDLLIRLFGSESSQWPGVKVSDIIFAGVPVRVYEPPAGGEGHLRRGIMFIHGGGWTIGSTKTAVYDMFCRMMSDELNAVVVSVEYRMYPEVHFPVPYLDCLTAAKHFLSREVLTRYAIDPERIAVSGDSAGGNLAAAIAQEISVDDTMSVKFSVQTLIYPALQALDFKTPSYMQNEFVPPLYLSYLVQFWLQYLAGDISLLSQCLANNHSSLQHSKITPELRARLDWTVLLPPKYKKNYKRVIVEKVSQGAVKEVPGLLDVRASPLLAGPEVLAKCPRAYIVTCEHDVLRDDGLMYTRRLQDAGVKVTSIHYEDGFHGFFSLISWPLEFDVSKRAVRAYLDWLKNNL